Genomic window (Cyanobacterium sp. T60_A2020_053):
AATAAAAGAATTGAAAAACTAGAAAATCTCGATTTACATAAAATTTTAAAGAGAAAAAATCCTTATTTATATAAAGCTAAAAACATTTTAACATCTCAAGATTTTGTGACTCATATATTAGACGCTTTTTTGCAATCACAGGAAGAAACTTTATTTGGTGAGTTTCTGGAAGGTTTAGCTGTTTTTGTTTGTCAAAAAGTTTTTAACGGTTATAAATCTGAAAGATTAGAAGGTATTGATTTAGAGTTTGTTAAAGATAGCACTATTTATATTGTAGAAATCAAATCTGGTCCAAATTGGGGCAATAGTAGCCAAATAAAAAAAATGAAAGAAAACTTTAGCAATGCTAAAAAAATTTTACAATCTGAGAACAAAGATCAAGCTGTAATTGCCATTAATGGTTGTTGCTATGGAGTTGAAGTCAATCCTTATAAGAGGGAATATTTTAAATATTGCGGACAAGAATTTTGGGAATTAATTTCTGATAATGAAAATTTATACACTGAGATAATTGAACCTTTAGGATACAAAGCCAAAGAAAAAAACGAGGCTTTTTTATCTGCTTATGCTAAGTTAGTTAATAAATTAACCTATAGTTTTACTAAAGAATTTTGTTTAGATGGCGTGATTAACTGGACAAAAATTGTTGAATTTAATTCACAAAAATTAAGCTAAAGCAAAAAAAAGCGCCCTCCACCCCAATTTATATTTGATAAAATGAGAAAAAATATTAATTCTTATTTAAAATAAAAACCGAGATTAAATTATGATTGCTCAAGTTCAAATTAAATATCATACTCCAGAGGAATATCTAGCATTAGAGGAAAAATCAGACTTTAGAAATGAATATATTGATGGAGAAATAATCCCTATGGCTGGAGGTACAACTAATCATAACCAAATTGCTGGTAATTTTTATCGGGCTTTTCCTTTAACTATTAACAATCAAGACTATTACACTTATATCAATGACGTGAAACTATGGATTGAAGACTATCGTTTTTATACCTATCCTGATTTAATGATTATTGAAGGTGAACCAGTGTATAAATCGAAAAATAATACTATAGTAATTAATCCTAAAGTTATTATTGAGGTTTTATCTGATTCCACACAAGGATATGACAAAACTGAAAAATTTAGAGCCTATCGTTCTCTATTTAGTTTACAGGAATATATCGTTATTTCTCAATCTAGTTATTATGTAGAACAATATATCAAGCAAACAGAAAAACAATGGTTATTTAATACTATTGAAGGAGAAAATAATCAGCTTTCTTTAGCTAGTATTGATTTTTCTATTTCCTTTAATATTCTTTATCAACGTATTATTTTTGGCACTGACAATATTGATAATGGATAATTGATAATTAGGGTCTGCTGAATAAATCAAAACCCTTGTCCAATAAAGATTTAAAGTCTATTCTACATAACAAAAAGTGTCATAAATTGACTTTTTTCTCTAAAAAATCTGTATTTATGGTATCCGAATCAAAAATAATTGATACACAACAGCAATTTATAGAAAATAATTATTATGGCAAAATCTTTGATATATAAGCATTCTAACCTTTGCCCTTTGCCCTTTGCCCTTCACCTCACGATTGCACTTTTTCAGCGCCCCCTAATTATGCAGGGTGTTTTCAAAGTCAGGATCAAAATTGATTTGTTTTTGACAAGAAGACAATATAAGGATGATCCCCCCCAACCCCCCTTAAAAAGGGGGGAGATTCAGGGAGACAGGAGGATTTTTTACTATTAATTGATTTATTAGTAGTTAAAAACCTCTGAATTTCAGATTATTGGCTAGTTTGAGAAACTAACATTTTTGAGAATGAAAACGCCCTGCTAATTATGAGGCTTTATCGTCTCACCGTAGTATCTCTTATTTTGTCCTTTGAATGCTATTTTTGTCTAAAGAGTGTTGTTAGGGAAACAGGGGGAAATGAATAAAAGATGTCATTACCGATGACATACAGGTTAAAATATCATGAGAATTGACGATGACTAATCACTCATGGATACTAACGGCAAAAAATTTGACTGGGAGAGAATAGAAAAAGCGTTACAAATAGAAAGTGATCGTGGTTATCAAAATTTACAAGGAAAACAATATCGTTTCCATGAGTTTCTCTGTTTGAGCTTTGGCGCCCTCCCTCCCGTTTTAAATCTAATGATTGCGTTTAAATGGCAAAAAACCGCCAAACAATTTGCGGAATATCCTGATTTAACTTATCAAGAAAAAGTCGATTTAATCGCTCAAACTCAGGCTTTAATCGCTGAAGTAAAAGAAAAATTAGCATCTCCTCAAGAATTATCTTATGCTTTTGAAGAAGAAGAAACCGTTAAACCCATAGAAAAAGTTAATATTGTCCCCAAAGAAGCGCCCTCCGCCCTAACCTTAAATAGTAGTATTTTAGATTTAAAATGTATCAATATCAGGCAAAAAGATTTATTTAATAAATTAGGTCTTTATAAAGTGCGCGATGTGTTATTTTATTATCCAAGAGACCATATTGACTACGCGCGCCAAGTTGCCATTAAGGATTTAGAAGCAGGGGAAACCGTAACAATTATCGGCACTGTCAAAAAATGTACCTGTTTCAATAGTCCCAAAAATAAAAAATTAACCATTCTTACTGTAATAGTAAAAGATCGCACGGGAGAAGTAAAAATTAGTCGTTTTTTTGCGGGACATTTTTTTAGTAATCGAGGATGGCAGGAAAAAATGAAGCGTAGCTATCCTATGGGCGCGTTAATTGCTGTATCTGGTTTAGTGAAAGAAAATAAATATGGTGTTAGTTTAGATAATCCTGAATTTGAAGTATTAGACTCTGACGGCGATAGTATTAATTCCCTCAAAATTGGTCGTTTATTGCCCGTTTATCCCCTCACCGAAGGAGTGGCGGCGGATTTGATTCGTAAAGCGGTGGTGGAATCTTTACCAACTATCAACGACATTGAAGACCCTTTACCCCCAGAGTTGTTACAGCAATATGATTTAATTGAGTTGCGGAGGGCGCTGACTCATATTCATTATCCCGAAAATCAAGAACAATTAGCGCAAGCGCGCCGTCGCTTAATTTTTGATGAATTTTTCTATTTGCAATTAGGTTTTTTACAACGAAGAAAAGAAGAAAAAAAACATCGTCAAGCCTCCCCTTTTGTACCTGAAGGGCAGTTAATTGAGCAGTTTAGCCAAATTTTACCTTTTGCGTTGACGGGCGCTCAACAACGGGTAATTAACGAAATTGAAGCAGATTTGGCTTCTTCTACTCCCATGAATCGTTTAGTACAAGGGGATGTAGGATCAGGTAAAACCATTGTAGCGGTATTTGCTCTTTTGGCTGCCATTCAATCGGGCTATCAAGGGGCATTAATGGCGCCCACCGAAGTATTAGCAGAGCAACATTATCGCAAAATTGTTGAGTGGTTTAATTTACTTCATTTACCCGTAGAATTGTTGACAGGATCAACCAAAACCGCTAAAAGAAGGGAGATTCACAGTCAACTACAAAACGGAGAATTACCCTTATTAATTGGTACTCATGCACTAATACAAGACCCCGTTAATTTTCGTAATTTGGGTTTGGTGGTAATTGATGAACAACATCGCTTTGGGGTGCAACAGCGCGCGCGCCTGTTAGCAAAGGGAAAAGCGCCCCATGTTCTCACCATGACGGCTACACCAATCCCTCGCACCCTTGCCTTAACTTTACATGGGGATTTAGATGTGAGTCAAATTGATGAATTACCCCCCGGCAGACAACCCATTCAAACCAGCGCCCTCACCGCCAAGGAGAGAACTAATGCTTATGAACTAATTAAACGGGAAGTAGCTAAAGGCAGACAGGCTTATGTTATTTTTCCCATGATCGAAGAATCGGAGAAGCTAGACGTTAAGGCGGCTGTAGTCGAACATCAAAAGTTTAGCGAAAAGATTTTCCCTGATTTTCAGGTGGGTTTATTACACGGTAGGATGTCGTCTCAGGAAAAAGACGAGGCGCTTAATGCCTTTCGGGATAATCAGACGCAAATTATTGTTTCCACTACGGTGATTGAAGTGGGGGT
Coding sequences:
- a CDS encoding Uma2 family endonuclease, which encodes MIAQVQIKYHTPEEYLALEEKSDFRNEYIDGEIIPMAGGTTNHNQIAGNFYRAFPLTINNQDYYTYINDVKLWIEDYRFYTYPDLMIIEGEPVYKSKNNTIVINPKVIIEVLSDSTQGYDKTEKFRAYRSLFSLQEYIVISQSSYYVEQYIKQTEKQWLFNTIEGENNQLSLASIDFSISFNILYQRIIFGTDNIDNG
- a CDS encoding cytosolic protein, translating into MRNNLSKKDITNYVKNNIDKFHNKRIEKLENLDLHKILKRKNPYLYKAKNILTSQDFVTHILDAFLQSQEETLFGEFLEGLAVFVCQKVFNGYKSERLEGIDLEFVKDSTIYIVEIKSGPNWGNSSQIKKMKENFSNAKKILQSENKDQAVIAINGCCYGVEVNPYKREYFKYCGQEFWELISDNENLYTEIIEPLGYKAKEKNEAFLSAYAKLVNKLTYSFTKEFCLDGVINWTKIVEFNSQKLS
- the recG gene encoding ATP-dependent DNA helicase RecG encodes the protein MDTNGKKFDWERIEKALQIESDRGYQNLQGKQYRFHEFLCLSFGALPPVLNLMIAFKWQKTAKQFAEYPDLTYQEKVDLIAQTQALIAEVKEKLASPQELSYAFEEEETVKPIEKVNIVPKEAPSALTLNSSILDLKCINIRQKDLFNKLGLYKVRDVLFYYPRDHIDYARQVAIKDLEAGETVTIIGTVKKCTCFNSPKNKKLTILTVIVKDRTGEVKISRFFAGHFFSNRGWQEKMKRSYPMGALIAVSGLVKENKYGVSLDNPEFEVLDSDGDSINSLKIGRLLPVYPLTEGVAADLIRKAVVESLPTINDIEDPLPPELLQQYDLIELRRALTHIHYPENQEQLAQARRRLIFDEFFYLQLGFLQRRKEEKKHRQASPFVPEGQLIEQFSQILPFALTGAQQRVINEIEADLASSTPMNRLVQGDVGSGKTIVAVFALLAAIQSGYQGALMAPTEVLAEQHYRKIVEWFNLLHLPVELLTGSTKTAKRREIHSQLQNGELPLLIGTHALIQDPVNFRNLGLVVIDEQHRFGVQQRARLLAKGKAPHVLTMTATPIPRTLALTLHGDLDVSQIDELPPGRQPIQTSALTAKERTNAYELIKREVAKGRQAYVIFPMIEESEKLDVKAAVVEHQKFSEKIFPDFQVGLLHGRMSSQEKDEALNAFRDNQTQIIVSTTVIEVGVDVPNATVMLIENAERFGLSQLHQLRGRVGRGSHKSYCMLINGSKSPDGIQRLKVLEQSQDGFFISEMDLRLRGPGEVLGSRQSGLPDFALASLVEDQEVLILAREAAEKILLEEGYLGKNSSLKGELERRYRKLMGAEMLT